In Streptomyces qaidamensis, one DNA window encodes the following:
- a CDS encoding DUF3558 domain-containing protein translates to MQRKACVPGIAVLLAAVLAGCTGGSAGDGPTDGSNADDTGTASPAAEPGRYRTLPDPCAEVSESTLDELLPGIRQISDEKQRETAYEGEPATTFDTDRKVGCRWKVDSAAATDHLLIDFERVVSYDNAVSDDSQAEQLFAEQEASAHLPVPTATETAVSGSAPAGGSSASPGGSPSPSGSSSPSAAPSVTPTELQPRVLEDLGDEAFLDDGLSSSGSTAKQRTVTVAFRTSNVIVTIEYAEQPTTVGVVPDSKEMQDRAQKLASQLADSLGD, encoded by the coding sequence GTGCAACGAAAGGCGTGCGTACCCGGTATCGCCGTGCTCCTCGCGGCGGTACTGGCCGGCTGTACCGGCGGTTCGGCCGGCGACGGCCCGACGGACGGCTCCAACGCCGATGACACGGGCACGGCATCGCCCGCCGCCGAGCCCGGCCGCTACCGCACCCTGCCCGACCCCTGCGCCGAGGTCAGCGAGAGCACACTCGACGAACTCCTCCCCGGTATCCGGCAGATCAGTGACGAGAAGCAGCGCGAGACGGCCTACGAGGGCGAGCCGGCGACCACGTTCGACACCGACCGCAAGGTCGGCTGCCGCTGGAAGGTGGACTCCGCCGCGGCCACCGACCATCTGCTGATCGACTTCGAGCGGGTCGTCTCCTACGACAACGCCGTCAGCGACGACAGCCAGGCGGAGCAGCTCTTCGCGGAGCAGGAGGCGTCGGCCCACCTGCCGGTGCCGACGGCCACCGAGACGGCGGTCTCGGGCAGCGCCCCGGCGGGCGGTTCGTCCGCGTCCCCGGGCGGTTCCCCGTCCCCGTCCGGCTCCTCCTCGCCCTCGGCGGCCCCCTCGGTGACGCCGACCGAGCTGCAGCCCCGGGTGCTGGAGGATCTCGGGGACGAGGCGTTCCTCGACGACGGGCTGAGCAGTTCCGGTTCGACGGCCAAGCAGCGCACGGTGACTGTGGCGTTCCGCACGTCCAACGTCATCGTGACCATCGAGTACGCGGAACAGCCCACGACCGTCGGCGTCGTCCCGGACAGCAAGGAAATGCAGGACAGGGCGCAGAAACTCGCCTCCCAGCTGGCGGATTCGCTGGGCGACTGA
- a CDS encoding RtcB family protein codes for MSYVEIPGAKVPIRMWADPASVEGSALQQLQNVATLPWIKGLAVMPDVHYGKGATVGSVIAMRGAVCPAAVGVDIGCGMSAVRTSLTANDLPGDLSRLRSRIEQVIPVGRGMHDEPVDPGRFHGLATAGWDGFWERFDGVAEAVKFRQERATKQMGTLGGGNHFVEVCTDTTGSVWLMLHSGSRNIGKELAEHHIGVAQKLPHNQGLVDRDLAVFVADTPQMAAYRNDLFWAQEYAKHNRSIMMALLKDVVRKEFKKAKPTFEPEISAHHNYVAEERYDGMDLLVTRKGAIRAGSGDYGIIPGSMGTGSYIVKGLGNAKSFNSASHGAGRRMSRNAAKRRFTTKDLEEQTQGVECRKDSGVVDEIPGAYKPIEQVIDQQRDLVEVVAKLKQVVCVKG; via the coding sequence ATGTCGTATGTAGAGATACCGGGTGCGAAGGTACCGATCCGGATGTGGGCCGACCCGGCCTCGGTCGAGGGCTCGGCGCTCCAGCAGCTCCAGAACGTCGCCACGCTGCCGTGGATCAAGGGCCTGGCGGTCATGCCCGACGTGCACTACGGCAAGGGCGCGACGGTCGGCTCGGTCATCGCGATGCGGGGTGCGGTGTGCCCGGCGGCGGTGGGCGTCGACATCGGCTGCGGAATGTCGGCGGTGCGGACGTCCCTGACGGCGAACGACCTGCCCGGCGACCTGTCCCGGCTGCGGTCGCGGATCGAGCAGGTGATTCCGGTGGGGCGGGGGATGCATGACGAACCCGTGGACCCGGGGCGGTTCCACGGGCTGGCCACGGCGGGGTGGGACGGGTTCTGGGAGCGGTTCGACGGAGTCGCCGAAGCGGTCAAGTTCCGTCAGGAACGTGCCACCAAGCAGATGGGAACGCTCGGAGGCGGAAACCACTTTGTTGAAGTGTGCACGGACACGACCGGTTCTGTCTGGCTGATGCTGCACTCCGGTTCCCGGAACATCGGCAAGGAACTGGCCGAGCACCACATCGGCGTGGCCCAGAAGCTCCCGCACAACCAGGGTCTGGTCGACCGCGACCTCGCGGTCTTCGTCGCGGACACCCCGCAGATGGCGGCCTACCGCAACGACCTGTTCTGGGCGCAGGAGTACGCGAAGCACAACCGCTCGATCATGATGGCGCTCCTGAAGGACGTGGTCCGCAAGGAGTTCAAGAAGGCCAAGCCCACCTTCGAGCCGGAGATCAGCGCGCACCACAACTACGTGGCCGAGGAGCGCTATGACGGGATGGACCTGCTCGTGACCCGCAAGGGCGCGATCCGGGCCGGCTCCGGCGACTACGGGATCATCCCCGGCTCCATGGGCACGGGTTCGTACATCGTGAAGGGCCTCGGCAACGCCAAGTCCTTCAACTCGGCCTCGCACGGCGCGGGCCGGCGCATGAGCCGCAACGCGGCCAAGCGCCGGTTCACCACGAAGGACCTGGAGGAGCAGACGCAGGGTGTGGAGTGCCGCAAGGACTCCGGTGTCGTTGACGAGATCCCCGGCGCGTACAAGCCGATCGAGCAGGTCATCGACCAGCAGCGGGACCTTGTTGAGGTCGTGGCGAAGCTGAAGCAGGTCGTCTGCGTGAAGGGCTGA
- a CDS encoding SDR family NAD(P)-dependent oxidoreductase, which translates to MATAAPPAASRIAVVTGASSGIGAATARQLAAAGYRVVLTARRKDRIEALAEEITQAGHQATAYALDVTDRAAVDEFATAFKTIGVLVNNAGGALGADPVATGDPADWRQMYETNVIGTLNLTQALLPKLIASGDGTVVVVSSTAGHGTYEGGGGYVAAKHGAHVLAETLRLEIVGQPVRVIEIAPGMVKTDEFALTRFSGDKEKAEKVYQGVAEPLTADDVAETITWAVTRPAHVNVDLLVLRPRAQASNTKVHREA; encoded by the coding sequence ATGGCCACCGCAGCCCCGCCCGCAGCCTCCCGCATCGCCGTCGTCACGGGTGCGAGCAGCGGGATCGGCGCCGCCACGGCCCGGCAGCTCGCCGCGGCGGGCTACCGCGTCGTCCTCACCGCACGCCGCAAGGACCGCATCGAGGCCCTGGCCGAGGAGATCACCCAGGCCGGCCACCAGGCCACGGCGTACGCCCTCGACGTCACCGACCGCGCCGCCGTCGACGAGTTCGCCACGGCGTTCAAGACGATCGGCGTGCTGGTCAACAACGCGGGCGGTGCACTCGGCGCCGACCCCGTCGCGACCGGCGACCCGGCCGACTGGCGCCAGATGTACGAGACGAACGTCATCGGCACCCTCAATCTCACCCAGGCCCTGCTGCCCAAGCTGATCGCGAGCGGCGACGGCACGGTCGTGGTCGTCTCCTCCACCGCCGGCCACGGCACCTACGAGGGCGGCGGTGGATACGTCGCCGCCAAGCACGGCGCCCACGTCCTCGCCGAGACCCTCCGCCTGGAGATCGTCGGACAGCCGGTCCGCGTCATCGAGATCGCCCCTGGCATGGTCAAGACGGACGAGTTCGCCCTGACCCGCTTCTCCGGCGACAAGGAGAAGGCGGAGAAGGTCTACCAGGGCGTCGCCGAACCCCTCACGGCCGACGACGTCGCCGAGACGATCACGTGGGCGGTCACCCGCCCCGCCCACGTCAACGTCGACCTCCTGGTCCTGCGCCCCCGCGCCCAGGCGTCCAACACGAAGGTGCACCGGGAGGCGTAG
- a CDS encoding ester cyclase has protein sequence MGEAREVMDRLTDAVTAHTDLKVVGELYAEDAVAFTPDEGELRGRDSIVEYWRTMTEAVPGATFEVLHSYEAGDTAIDEGIYRGRNTGPLELPNGETLPPTQKEVRIRGVDIATVKDGRIVDYRLYFDEMDFLGQLGLLPDEPF, from the coding sequence ATGGGCGAGGCACGTGAGGTCATGGACCGGCTCACGGACGCGGTCACCGCACACACCGATCTGAAGGTCGTCGGCGAGCTCTACGCCGAGGACGCGGTCGCCTTCACGCCCGACGAGGGCGAGTTGCGCGGGCGCGACAGCATCGTCGAGTACTGGCGGACGATGACGGAGGCGGTTCCCGGCGCGACGTTCGAGGTGCTGCACTCCTACGAGGCCGGTGACACGGCCATCGACGAGGGGATCTACCGCGGCCGCAACACCGGGCCGCTGGAGCTGCCCAACGGCGAGACGCTGCCGCCGACGCAGAAGGAGGTCCGGATCCGCGGGGTGGACATCGCCACCGTGAAGGACGGACGGATCGTCGACTACCGGCTGTACTTCGACGAGATGGACTTCCTCGGGCAGTTGGGACTGCTGCCCGACGAGCCGTTCTGA
- a CDS encoding YnfA family protein, whose protein sequence is MFVLRSAALFVLAALLEIGGAWLVWQGVREHKGWLWAVGGVLALGAYGFVATFQPDAHFGRVLAAYGGIFVAGSILWGVVADGYRPDRWDITGALVCLAGMAVIMYAPRGN, encoded by the coding sequence ATGTTCGTCCTGCGCTCCGCCGCCCTCTTCGTGCTCGCCGCCCTGCTGGAGATCGGCGGCGCCTGGCTGGTCTGGCAGGGCGTGCGCGAGCACAAGGGCTGGCTCTGGGCGGTCGGCGGCGTCCTCGCGCTCGGCGCCTACGGCTTCGTCGCGACGTTCCAGCCCGACGCCCACTTCGGCCGCGTCCTCGCCGCGTACGGCGGGATCTTCGTCGCCGGTTCCATCCTGTGGGGCGTGGTCGCGGACGGCTACCGCCCCGACCGCTGGGACATCACGGGCGCGCTGGTCTGCCTCGCGGGCATGGCGGTCATCATGTACGCCCCGCGGGGAAACTGA
- a CDS encoding winged helix-turn-helix transcriptional regulator produces MATMTAAQRREQARIEYDAFLKSCPTNQLLDRISDKWVSLVVSALAPGPLRYSDLGRKIAGVSPKMLTQTLRSLERDGLLTRTVTPSVPVRVDYELTPLGHNLALLLTAVKDWAENHFDEVKDARERYDAENPGD; encoded by the coding sequence ATGGCCACCATGACGGCGGCCCAGCGGCGCGAGCAGGCCCGCATCGAGTACGACGCGTTCCTGAAGAGCTGCCCCACCAACCAGCTCCTGGACCGCATCAGCGACAAGTGGGTCAGCCTCGTCGTGTCCGCACTCGCCCCGGGCCCCCTGCGCTACAGCGACCTCGGCCGCAAGATCGCCGGCGTCAGCCCCAAGATGCTCACCCAGACCCTGCGCTCACTGGAGCGCGACGGCCTCCTCACCCGCACCGTCACCCCGTCCGTCCCGGTCCGCGTCGACTACGAACTCACGCCTCTGGGCCACAATCTGGCCCTGCTGCTGACCGCCGTGAAGGACTGGGCGGAGAACCACTTCGACGAGGTCAAGGACGCCCGCGAGCGCTACGACGCCGAGAACCCGGGCGACTGA
- a CDS encoding NADP-dependent oxidoreductase has protein sequence MRAVVVNSFGGPEAVEVVETEVPQPGVRQVRIKVAAASLNPVDAEVRAGVFGGAGERIGLGWDVAGTVDAVGAAGAWSVGDEVVALHYGVVKPLGTHAEYVVVDADAVAPAPATVDAVHAATLPLNALTAAQALDRLELTPGRSSLLVTGAAGAVGGYAVRLAAYRGIAVTGLAREGDEAFVQSLGARHVTSGGVADRDFDAVLDAAVLGEPALAWVRDGGRYIGVIPHAEPASARGVATGAVEVSADGTRLAELVRLLDEGVLATRVAETYALEDAAKAHARLGEGGVRGRLVLVP, from the coding sequence GTGCGTGCTGTAGTGGTGAACTCGTTCGGTGGGCCGGAGGCCGTGGAGGTCGTGGAGACCGAGGTGCCTCAGCCGGGTGTGCGTCAGGTGCGGATCAAGGTCGCGGCGGCCTCGCTGAATCCGGTGGACGCGGAGGTCCGGGCCGGTGTCTTCGGGGGTGCGGGGGAGCGGATCGGGCTCGGCTGGGACGTCGCCGGGACGGTGGACGCGGTGGGTGCGGCCGGTGCGTGGAGCGTCGGGGACGAGGTGGTCGCGCTCCACTACGGCGTGGTCAAGCCGCTGGGCACGCATGCCGAGTACGTCGTCGTGGACGCGGACGCGGTGGCCCCGGCGCCCGCCACGGTGGACGCCGTTCACGCGGCGACCCTGCCGTTGAACGCGCTGACCGCCGCGCAGGCCCTGGACCGGCTGGAGCTGACGCCGGGCCGGTCGTCGCTGCTGGTGACGGGCGCGGCCGGTGCGGTCGGCGGCTACGCGGTCCGACTGGCCGCGTACCGGGGGATAGCGGTGACCGGGCTGGCGCGGGAGGGGGACGAGGCGTTCGTGCAGTCCCTGGGGGCCCGGCACGTCACGAGCGGCGGGGTCGCGGACCGGGACTTCGACGCGGTGCTGGACGCCGCCGTCCTCGGCGAGCCGGCCCTGGCGTGGGTGCGGGACGGGGGCCGGTACATCGGCGTCATCCCGCACGCCGAGCCCGCCTCCGCGCGGGGCGTGGCGACCGGTGCGGTCGAGGTGAGCGCCGACGGGACCCGGCTCGCGGAGCTGGTGCGGCTGCTGGACGAGGGGGTGCTGGCGACGCGAGTGGCCGAGACGTACGCCCTGGAGGATGCGGCGAAGGCGCACGCCCGGCTGGGCGAGGGGGGAGTGCGAGGGCGGCTGGTGCTCGTGCCCTGA
- a CDS encoding LLM class flavin-dependent oxidoreductase, whose product MQFGIFSVGDVTPDPTTGRTPTERERIKAMVAIALKAEEVGLDVFATGEHHNPPFVPSSPTTMLGYVAARTERLILSTATTLITTNDPVKIAEDFAMLQHLADGRVDLMLGRGNTGPVYPWFGQDIRQGINLAVENYALLHRLWREDVVDWEGKFRTPLQGFTATPRPLDGVPPFVWHGSIRSPEIAEQAAYYGDGFFHNNIFWPADHTQRMVELYRTRYAHYGHGTPEQAIVGLGGHVFMRKNAQDAVREFRPYFDVAPVYGHGPSLEDFMDQTPLTVGSPQQVIEKTLAFREYAGDYQRQLFLVDHAGLPLKTVLEQIDLLGEEVVPVLRKEFAVDRPADVPDAPTHAARLARDRG is encoded by the coding sequence ATGCAGTTCGGGATCTTCAGCGTCGGAGACGTCACGCCCGACCCCACGACCGGCCGGACGCCCACGGAGCGCGAGCGGATCAAGGCCATGGTCGCCATCGCGCTGAAGGCCGAGGAGGTGGGGCTCGACGTCTTCGCGACCGGCGAGCACCACAACCCGCCCTTCGTGCCCTCGTCCCCGACCACGATGCTCGGTTACGTCGCGGCCCGCACCGAGCGGCTGATCCTCTCCACGGCCACGACCCTGATCACCACCAACGACCCGGTGAAGATCGCCGAGGACTTCGCGATGCTCCAGCACCTGGCCGACGGCCGGGTGGACCTCATGCTGGGGCGCGGGAACACCGGCCCGGTCTACCCCTGGTTCGGGCAGGACATCCGGCAGGGCATCAACCTCGCCGTCGAGAACTACGCCCTGCTGCACCGCCTGTGGCGCGAGGACGTCGTCGACTGGGAGGGGAAGTTCCGCACGCCCCTGCAGGGCTTCACGGCCACGCCCCGCCCGCTGGACGGCGTACCGCCCTTCGTCTGGCACGGCTCGATCCGCTCCCCGGAGATCGCCGAGCAGGCCGCGTACTACGGCGACGGCTTCTTCCACAACAACATCTTCTGGCCCGCCGACCACACCCAGCGCATGGTCGAGCTGTACCGGACGCGGTACGCCCACTACGGCCACGGCACCCCCGAGCAGGCGATCGTCGGGCTCGGCGGACACGTCTTCATGCGGAAGAACGCGCAGGACGCGGTGCGCGAGTTCCGGCCCTACTTCGACGTCGCCCCGGTGTACGGGCACGGGCCGTCGCTGGAGGACTTCATGGACCAGACGCCGCTGACGGTCGGCTCCCCGCAGCAGGTCATCGAGAAGACGCTGGCCTTCCGGGAGTACGCCGGCGACTACCAGCGCCAGCTGTTCCTGGTCGACCACGCCGGGCTGCCGCTGAAGACCGTGCTGGAGCAGATCGACCTGCTGGGCGAGGAGGTCGTGCCGGTGCTGCGCAAGGAGTTCGCCGTGGACCGCCCGGCGGACGTGCCCGACGCCCCCACGCACGCGGCCCGGCTCGCCCGGGACCGGGGGTGA
- a CDS encoding response regulator transcription factor yields the protein MPQTVLLAEDDRAIRHALERALTLEGYQVMAVADGVEALAQAHRNRPDVLVLDVMMPGIDGLQVCRVLRAEGDRTPVLMLTALVETADRIAGLDAGADDYVVKPFDVEEVFARLRALLRRTSPVGAGSAPAAEAPRPLPERFIDAAGIRMDPQARRAWRGVRELELTRTEFELLELLVRNAGIVLDHSTIYDRIWGYDFGPGSKNLAVYVGYLRRKLDEPDAPQLIHTVRGVGYVLRED from the coding sequence GTGCCCCAAACAGTGCTGCTCGCCGAAGACGACCGCGCCATCCGCCATGCCCTGGAGCGGGCCCTGACCCTGGAGGGCTACCAGGTCATGGCGGTCGCCGACGGGGTCGAGGCGCTGGCGCAGGCCCACCGCAACCGTCCGGACGTGCTCGTCCTGGACGTGATGATGCCCGGCATCGACGGACTCCAGGTATGCCGGGTGCTGCGCGCCGAGGGCGACCGGACGCCCGTGCTGATGCTGACGGCCCTCGTGGAGACCGCCGACCGGATCGCCGGCCTGGACGCGGGCGCCGACGACTACGTGGTGAAGCCCTTCGACGTGGAGGAGGTCTTCGCCCGGCTGCGCGCCCTGCTGCGCCGCACCAGCCCGGTGGGCGCCGGGAGCGCACCGGCGGCCGAGGCGCCCAGGCCGCTCCCGGAGCGGTTCATCGACGCCGCCGGCATCCGCATGGACCCGCAGGCGCGCCGGGCCTGGCGCGGCGTGCGCGAGCTGGAGCTGACCCGCACCGAGTTCGAGCTGCTGGAACTGCTGGTGCGCAACGCGGGCATCGTCCTCGACCACTCGACGATCTACGACCGCATCTGGGGCTACGACTTCGGGCCCGGCTCGAAGAACCTCGCCGTCTACGTCGGCTACCTGCGCCGCAAGCTCGACGAGCCGGACGCGCCGCAGCTGATCCACACGGTCCGGGGCGTGGGTTACGTGCTGCGGGAGGACTGA
- a CDS encoding sensor histidine kinase, whose amino-acid sequence MGRLRRLPVGRRPKLVSLRTTFAVSFAAVTAAVTILVGILSYSAAARLVRVDQQTVFDEVVQDLRDEVRQNRMTPGDFSSAAPGHDLVRPARTDVQVLGPDGHVVDRGSPGLPVTGTDVRIAAADSSGEVAEHKDVDVGDDVYRVATVSLGDGRGAMQVAQEFSDVEDLLRVLQQRTLLLVAAVVVGAGLFGWWLARRITRRLVVLTDAAEDVARTRRLGIQVPVAGHDEVGRLGRAFDRMLGRLAQSEEDQRRLVQDAGHELRTPLTSLRTNISLLRRIGELPPEAREELVTDLGQEARELTDLVNELVDLAAGQSDTEPPRRVDVADIAEEVAGVARRRSGREILLRASGDTTTDGRPGMLTRALSNLVENAVKFDQGGRAPIEIVVSGPARPGTIRVEVLDRGPGIAAGDLTRVFDRFYRAADARSLPGSGLGLSIVREVALAHGGAPFAFRRDGGGTVTGFTVGGRPAANDVG is encoded by the coding sequence GTGGGCCGCCTGCGCCGGCTGCCGGTCGGGCGGCGGCCGAAGCTCGTCTCGCTGCGCACCACCTTCGCGGTGTCCTTCGCGGCGGTGACGGCGGCCGTGACGATCCTGGTCGGCATCCTGTCGTACAGCGCCGCCGCGCGGCTGGTGCGGGTGGACCAGCAGACGGTGTTCGACGAGGTCGTGCAGGACCTGCGCGACGAGGTGCGGCAGAACCGCATGACGCCCGGCGACTTCTCGTCCGCCGCGCCCGGCCACGACCTGGTACGGCCCGCCCGCACCGACGTGCAGGTGCTCGGCCCGGACGGACACGTCGTCGACCGGGGCAGCCCGGGGCTGCCGGTCACCGGCACCGACGTGCGGATCGCCGCCGCGGACTCGTCCGGGGAGGTGGCCGAGCACAAGGACGTCGACGTGGGCGACGACGTCTACCGCGTCGCCACCGTCTCCCTGGGCGACGGCCGGGGCGCGATGCAGGTCGCCCAGGAGTTCAGCGACGTCGAGGACCTGCTGCGGGTGCTCCAGCAGCGGACGCTGCTGCTGGTGGCGGCCGTGGTGGTCGGCGCCGGGCTGTTCGGCTGGTGGCTGGCCCGGCGGATCACGCGCCGTCTGGTCGTGCTGACCGACGCCGCCGAGGACGTCGCCCGCACCCGCCGCCTGGGCATCCAGGTCCCCGTGGCCGGACACGACGAGGTGGGCCGCCTCGGCCGGGCCTTCGACCGCATGCTGGGCCGGCTCGCCCAGTCCGAGGAGGACCAGCGCCGCCTGGTCCAGGACGCGGGCCACGAACTGCGCACGCCGCTCACCTCGCTGCGTACGAACATCTCCCTGCTGCGCCGGATCGGCGAACTCCCGCCGGAGGCCCGCGAGGAACTGGTCACCGACCTCGGCCAGGAGGCCCGGGAGCTGACCGACCTGGTCAACGAACTGGTGGACCTCGCGGCCGGGCAGTCCGACACCGAGCCGCCGCGGCGGGTGGACGTCGCGGACATCGCCGAGGAGGTGGCGGGGGTGGCCCGGCGCCGCAGCGGCCGCGAGATCCTGCTGCGCGCCAGCGGTGACACCACGACCGACGGGCGGCCCGGGATGCTGACCCGGGCGCTGTCCAACCTCGTCGAGAACGCGGTGAAGTTCGACCAGGGCGGCCGGGCCCCCATCGAGATCGTCGTCTCGGGGCCCGCCCGCCCCGGCACCATCCGGGTCGAGGTCCTCGACCGCGGGCCGGGCATCGCCGCCGGCGACCTCACCCGCGTCTTCGACCGCTTCTACCGGGCCGCCGACGCCCGCTCCCTGCCGGGCTCCGGCCTGGGCCTGTCCATCGTCCGCGAGGTGGCCCTCGCCCACGGCGGGGCGCCGTTCGCGTTCCGCCGGGACGGGGGCGGGACGGTCACCGGGTTCACGGTGGGTGGGCGGCCGGCGGCGAACGACGTGGGGTGA
- a CDS encoding MFS transporter — MSLVVVDFTIVNVVMPPIIDDLEISAFDAQWIQESYAIILAALLLVMGRLSDVVGARRLFLIGTVIFGLASIAAAVAPSGETLIASRFAQGVGGAIVMPTSLALLNMTFRGPDRGKAFAIWGSTIGAAAAVGPLLGGWLAEYSWRWAFGINIFVVVLIVLGVMKYLDESPRQPGKIDAVGGVLSVLGLGLLAFALIEGRNYGWWEPQKDFGPFGDALNLSVIPVALVVAVASLALFLLLQLRLTRADGTAPLMDTSLFGIKSFSTGNIATLIIALAEFGMLAVLPLWLQYTLGYSVLQTGLIVFIVAVGSFFASGASFGMAEKVGPIGLVRIGLVLEAIGLLMFGLLASSDSQWWIIGIALFLYGMGVGFATAQVTNVVLADVPPQHAGQGSGIQSAARQLGSALGIAVLTSTFFTALDSDLSDRLVQQGTPAPEANELSSAVSDSAGAMISGLSENPQTAPVADAARDAMSHAIQINGYTCAALLVLGMLATLLIPRPKAGAQQWGEEQDSSETSDSDVNVGKFSAS; from the coding sequence GTGTCGCTGGTGGTCGTGGACTTCACCATCGTCAACGTGGTGATGCCGCCGATCATCGACGACCTGGAGATCTCGGCCTTCGACGCCCAGTGGATCCAAGAGTCCTACGCGATCATTCTGGCCGCTCTGTTGTTGGTGATGGGGCGTCTCTCGGACGTCGTGGGAGCACGCCGGCTGTTCCTGATCGGAACCGTGATCTTCGGGCTGGCGAGCATCGCCGCGGCCGTGGCGCCCTCCGGGGAGACCCTGATCGCCAGCCGGTTCGCCCAGGGCGTCGGCGGCGCGATCGTCATGCCGACCTCGCTCGCCCTGCTCAACATGACCTTCCGAGGCCCGGACCGGGGCAAGGCCTTCGCTATCTGGGGCTCCACGATCGGTGCGGCAGCCGCGGTCGGACCGCTGCTGGGCGGCTGGCTCGCCGAGTACTCCTGGCGGTGGGCCTTCGGCATCAACATCTTCGTCGTGGTGCTGATCGTCCTGGGCGTCATGAAGTACCTGGACGAGTCCCCCCGGCAGCCCGGCAAGATCGACGCTGTCGGCGGAGTGCTGTCGGTGCTGGGCCTCGGGCTCCTCGCCTTCGCACTGATCGAGGGGCGCAACTACGGGTGGTGGGAGCCGCAGAAGGACTTCGGCCCCTTCGGTGACGCGCTGAACCTGTCCGTCATCCCGGTCGCTCTGGTCGTCGCCGTGGCCAGTCTGGCGCTGTTCCTGCTGCTCCAGCTCCGGTTGACCCGGGCGGACGGCACGGCACCGCTGATGGACACCTCGTTGTTCGGCATCAAGTCCTTCAGCACGGGCAACATCGCGACGCTGATCATCGCCCTGGCGGAGTTCGGCATGCTCGCCGTCCTGCCCCTGTGGCTCCAGTACACCCTGGGGTACTCGGTGCTCCAGACCGGGCTGATCGTCTTCATCGTCGCCGTGGGCAGCTTCTTCGCGAGTGGGGCGAGCTTCGGCATGGCCGAGAAGGTCGGCCCGATCGGCCTGGTGCGCATCGGCCTGGTGCTCGAGGCCATCGGTCTGCTGATGTTCGGTCTGCTGGCCAGCAGCGACTCGCAGTGGTGGATCATCGGAATCGCCCTGTTCCTGTACGGCATGGGAGTCGGCTTCGCCACCGCGCAGGTCACCAACGTCGTCCTCGCGGACGTGCCGCCGCAGCACGCCGGCCAGGGGTCCGGAATCCAGAGCGCGGCACGTCAGCTCGGTTCCGCCCTCGGCATCGCCGTTCTGACGTCGACCTTCTTCACGGCATTGGACTCCGACCTGTCGGATCGGCTCGTCCAGCAGGGAACGCCCGCGCCCGAGGCGAACGAGCTGTCGTCGGCGGTCTCCGACAGCGCCGGCGCGATGATCTCCGGGCTGAGTGAGAACCCGCAGACGGCACCGGTCGCCGACGCTGCCCGTGACGCCATGTCCCACGCCATTCAGATCAACGGCTACACCTGCGCCGCGCTGCTGGTGCTCGGCATGCTGGCGACCCTCCTCATCCCCCGGCCCAAGGCCGGTGCCCAGCAGTGGGGCGAAGAGCAAGACTCCAGCGAGACCTCGGACTCCGACGTCAACGTCGGGAAGTTCTCCGCCTCTTAG